A region from the Triticum aestivum cultivar Chinese Spring chromosome 3D, IWGSC CS RefSeq v2.1, whole genome shotgun sequence genome encodes:
- the LOC123077222 gene encoding snurportin-1, whose product MAPPQHDPRRPYKRPAISDQQRRRDSALQTQSARRADAQARARSLANSLLSPQPSSPAAADQPPPSPDARDERGHDPTVADVASAAAKLRGPDQRRWFARQIMLPEWMVDAPPRLARDWHVSARPAGKRCMVVSSNGITISRLRNGTILHRFPSALPNGSKKGLSGPASSYSILDCIFHEPDETYYIVDMICWRGYSLYDCTAEFRFFWVNSKLTETSAGDPPSTYHRYRFSVVPMYESTLEGLQAAYSGSTPYVKDGLLFYNKHAHFQAGITPLTLVWKDNTCSQYLIDTDSEGQVPTEQHVVLELQEDGKLVTSDDPPIAFGSLDNEFIQKSNLRPGNLLRFSVRDESVKLVDGKMEIGQLQLAGKLNRSRTFADSHSKVLFQYAARHAPLRIEDLVAAVQSNSMEIESTDVEMQG is encoded by the exons atggcgccgccgcagcaCGACCCCCGCCGCCCCTACAAGCGCCCCGCCATCTCCGACCAGCAGCGCCGCCGCGACTCCGCCCTCCAGACCCAGTCCGCCCGCCGCGCCGACGCCCAGGCGCGCGCGCGCAGCCTCGCCAACTCCCTCCTGTCTCCCCAaccctcctcccccgccgccgccgaccaaccCCCGCCCTCCCCCGACGCCCGAGACGAACGCGGCCATGATCCCACCGTCGCCGACGTCGCCTCGGCCGCAGCCAAGCTCCGCGGCCCCGACCAGCGCCGCTGGTTCGCCCGCCAGATCATGCTCCCCGAGTGGATGGTCGACGCCCCTCCCCGCCTCGCCCGCGACTG GCATGTTTCTGCCAGACCTGCTGGCAAACGATGCATGGTCGTGTCGTCGAACGGCATCACGATTAGCAGGCTCCGTAACGGAACCATTCTTCACCGCTTCCCCTCCGCCTTGCCCAACGGGTCCAAGAAAGGACTCTCTGGCCCTGCAAGCTCCTACTCTATCCTCGACTGCATATTCCATGAG CCTGATGAGACCTACTACATCGTTGATATGATTTGTTGGCGAGGCTATTCGCTGTATGATTGCACTGCCGAGTTCAGGTTTTTTTGGGTGAACTCCAAGCTTACAGAGACTTCTGCTGGTGATCCTCCATCGACATACCATCGTTATAGATTCAGTGTTGTCCCTATGTATGAATCCACGCTTGAAGGCCTTCAAGCAGCATATTCGGGAAGCACACCTTatgtcaaagatggcttgctgttCTATAACAA GCATGCACATTTTCAAGCTGGAATCACACCCCTTACATTAGTATGGAAAGACAATACCTGCAGCCAATACCTTATTGATACGGATAGCGAGGGACAAGTTCCAACTGAGCAACAT GTTGTGTTGGAGCTGCAAGAGGATGGAAAGCTAGTTACTTCTGATGATCCTCCAATTGCATTTGGTAGCTTGGACAACGAATTTATCCAGAAG TCAAACCTGCGGCCAGGGAACCTTCTCCGCTTCAGTGTAAGAGATGAAAGTGTGAAACTTGTGGATGGGAAGATGGAGATTGGTCAGCTGCAACTTGCGGGAAAGCTGAACCGTTCTCGTACTTTTGCTGACAGCCACTCCAAA GTTTTGTTCCAGTATGCTGCCAGGCATGCTCCTCTGAGAATTGAGGATCTGGTAGCCGCTGTTCAATCAAACAGTATGGAGATTGAATCCACAGATGTTGAAATGCAAGGTTGA